Proteins from one Streptococcus mitis B6 genomic window:
- a CDS encoding DUF1648 domain-containing protein, with protein sequence MKKRFLKDVLVLIGMMFVIFIICIFLPEKIPIHFNAKGIPDMFANKY encoded by the coding sequence ATGAAAAAAAGATTTTTGAAAGATGTATTAGTGCTGATAGGAATGATGTTTGTAATATTTATTATTTGCATATTTCTCCCAGAGAAAATTCCTATTCATTTCAATGCAAAAGGAATCCCCGATATGTTTGCTAATAAATATTAG
- a CDS encoding IS5 family transposase (programmed frameshift), translating into MNYESSKVLSDARFKRLVGVQRTTFEEMLAVLKTAYQRKHAKGGRTPKLSLENLLMATLQYMREYRTYEQIAADFGIHESNLIRRSQWVEATLIQNGFTISKTHLSAEDTVIVDATEVKINRPKKQLANYSGKKKCHAMKAQAIVTSQGRIVSLDIAVNYCHDMKLFKMSRRNIGQAGKILADSGYQGIMKMYSQAQTPRKSSKLKPLTLEDKSYNHVLSKERIKVENIFAKVKTFKMFSTTYRNRRKRFGLRMNLIAGIINRELGF; encoded by the exons ATGAATTATGAATCAAGTAAAGTATTAAGTGATGCACGATTTAAGCGCCTTGTTGGTGTTCAGCGTACTACTTTTGAAGAGATGTTAGCTGTGTTAAAAACAGCTTATCAACGTAAACACGCAAAAGGTGGACGAACCCCTAAGTTAAGCCTAGAAAACCTCCTCATGGCTACTCTTCAATATATGCGAGAATACCGCACTTATGAACAAATTGCGGCTGATTTTGGCATTCACGAAAGCAACTTAATCCGTCGGAGTCAATGGGTTGAAGCAACTCTTATTCAAAATGGTTTTACGATTTCAAAAACTCATCTTAGTGCTGAGGATACGGTGATTGTGGATGCAACAGAGGTAAAAATCAATCGTCCTAAAAAA CAACTAGCCAATTATTCTGGTAAAAAGAAATGTCATGCTATGAAAGCTCAGGCGATTGTCACAAGCCAAGGGAGAATTGTTTCTTTGGATATTGCAGTGAACTATTGCCACGATATGAAGTTGTTCAAAATGAGTCGCAGAAACATCGGACAAGCTGGTAAAATCTTGGCAGACAGTGGTTATCAAGGGATCATGAAGATGTATTCACAAGCGCAAACTCCGAGGAAATCAAGTAAACTTAAGCCACTAACTCTTGAAGATAAATCCTATAATCATGTGCTATCTAAAGAGAGAATCAAGGTTGAGAATATTTTTGCCAAAGTAAAAACGTTTAAAATGTTTTCAACAACCTATCGAAATCGACGTAAACGCTTTGGATTACGAATGAATTTGATTGCTGGAATTATCAACCGTGAACTAGGATTTTAG
- a CDS encoding ArsR family transcriptional regulator, with protein sequence MKNLTAGEIASHFKLEKATISYHLSLLKKSKLITDSRYKNYIYYSINRDTFVEVIRWLDKF encoded by the coding sequence ATTAAAAATTTAACTGCTGGAGAAATAGCAAGTCATTTTAAATTAGAAAAAGCAACTATATCTTATCATCTATCTTTATTAAAAAAGAGTAAATTAATTACCGACAGTAGATATAAAAATTATATCTATTATTCAATTAATAGGGATACATTTGTAGAAGTTATAAGGTGGTTAGATAAATTTTAG
- a CDS encoding GntR family transcriptional regulator, with protein sequence MYPYLQITSVIRATILRGKYVPGQQIPPIRTLAEMEGCNPATVQKALKVLEKQGLIVSRGSKGYFVIESEKKIIELRNEHLNRLTKILFEKLYVLGFSDSEIIKLFDRIETKKNE encoded by the coding sequence ATGTATCCATATTTACAAATAACATCTGTGATAAGAGCAACTATTTTAAGAGGTAAGTATGTACCGGGGCAACAGATACCTCCCATAAGGACTTTAGCAGAGATGGAAGGATGTAATCCTGCAACAGTTCAAAAAGCTTTAAAAGTTCTTGAGAAACAGGGACTAATTGTTAGTCGTGGAAGTAAAGGATATTTTGTTATTGAAAGTGAGAAGAAAATAATTGAGTTAAGAAATGAGCATTTGAACAGGCTAACAAAAATATTGTTTGAAAAACTATATGTCTTAGGATTTTCTGATTCTGAGATTATCAAACTATTTGATAGAATAGAAACTAAAAAAAATGAATAA